A genomic region of Castor canadensis chromosome 16, mCasCan1.hap1v2, whole genome shotgun sequence contains the following coding sequences:
- the LOC109697536 gene encoding C5a anaphylatoxin chemotactic receptor 1-like: protein MDNGTSVDDYYNYPEGTLDPNVPVDNSLKRLYFEDVLVLAIYSLVFLVGVLGNTLVVWVTAFEVRRTINAIWFLNLAVADLLSCLALPILFASIVLHKQWPFGAAACRVLPSLILFNMYSSILILVTISADRFLLVFKPIWCQSFRRARVAWAACAMAWGCALLLSVPSFLFRVVRKDPFSSHTTCGIDYGKDGFHVERTVAMLRLVLGFVVPLVILITCYTFLLLRTWSRKATRSTKTLKVVVAVVVSFFVLWLPYQVTGTIMAFLPQSSAAFYWLQRLDALCVSLAYVNCCVNPIIYVTAGWGFLVQLRKSLPSVLRNVLTDESLSRESKSFTRSTIDTQPQKSQEV from the coding sequence ATGGATAATGGCACCTCTGTTGATGACTACTACAACTACCCTGAGGGGACCTTGGACCCCAATGTCCCTGTGGACAACAGTCTCAAACGCTTGTATTTCGAGGATGTCCTGGTCTTGGCCATCTACTCCCTTGTGTTCCTGGTGGGTGTGCTGGGTAACACCCTGGTGGTGTGGGTGACAGCGTTTGAGGTCAGGCGCACCATCAACGCCATCTGGTTCCTCAACTTGGCGGTGGCTGACCTCCTGTCCTGCCTGGCGCTGCCCATTTTGTTCGCATCCATTGTTCTGCACAAGCAGTGGCCCTTTGGTGCCGCCGCCTGTCGCGTCCTGCCCTCGCTGATCTTGTTTAACATGTACTCCAGCATCCTCATCCTGGTCACCATCAGTGCCGATCGCTTCCTGCTGGTGTTCAAGCCCATCTGGTGCCAGTCCTTTCGCCGAGCCAGGGTGGCCTGGGCAGCTTGTGCCATGGCCTGGGGCTGTGCCCTGCTGCTCAgcgttccttccttcctgttccgTGTGGTGAGAAAAGACCCCTTCTCCTCCCACACGACATGTGGCATTGACTATGGTAAAGATGGCTTCCACGTGGAGAGGACGGTGGCTATGCTCCGGCTCGTCTTGGGCTTCGTGGTGCCCCTGGTCATCCTCATCACCTGCTACACCTTCCTCCTGCTCCGGACCTGGAGTCGCAAGGCCACGCGCTCCACCAAGACACTCAAGGTGGTGGTGGCTGTGGTGGTCAGCTTCTTTGTCCTCTGGCTCCCCTACCAGGTGACGGGGACAATTATGGCCTTCCTGCCCCAGTCCTCAGCTGCCTTCTACTGGCTGCAAAGACTGGACGCCCTGTGCGTGTCCCTCGCCTATGTCAACTGCTGTGTCAACCCTATCATCTATGTCACTGCTGGCTGGGGTTTCCTGGTCCAGCTCCGAAAGTCTCTTCCCAGTGTCCTCCGGAACGTGCTGACCGATGAGTCCCTGAGTAGAGAAAGCAAGTCTTTCACACGCTCCACGATAGACACGCAACCTCAAAAGAGCCAGGAGGTGTAA